A section of the Zymoseptoria tritici IPO323 chromosome 9, whole genome shotgun sequence genome encodes:
- a CDS encoding uncharacterized protein (No reliable hits with protein databases, neither with hypothetical (not significant). Probable M graminicola specific protein (novel gene). unknown function.) has protein sequence MLSSLLSLLALSASLISAEESIPYKLKTESDSTFLYITPIDDCKYKVSATGYSGAGSKFHWTDTQNINNSTIVATDYGPNALLDVYAVRRPESLGMAQVFVRTNISEEERTFTQQISIADSQLRYGGYEGVPYVFFFCNTEVTDDFVDLPHTLFIRRSDICLPEGCWDTVLDLTSQGLRGNS, from the exons ATGTTGTCCTCCCTTCTCAGCCTCCTCGCTCTCAGCGCCTCCCTCATCTCCGCCGAAGAGAGCATCCCCTACAAGCTCAAAACCGAATCCGACAGCACATTCCTCTACATCACCCCCATCGACGACTGCAAATACAAAGTCTCCGCGACCGGCTACTCCGGCGCCGGCTCCAAATTCCACTGGACGGATACCCAGAACATCAACAACTCCACCATTGTGGCGACCGACTATGGTCCCAACGCCCTGCTGGACGTCTACGCCGTGCGACGCCCGGAGTCGTTGGGTATGGCGCAAGTTTTCGTGCGCACGAACATtagcgaggaggagaggacgtTTACGCAGCAGATCAGTATTGCCGACTCGCAGTTGAGGTATGGAGGGTATGAGGGGGTGCCTTATGTGTTTTTCT TCTGCAACACGGAGGTGACGGATGATTTTGTGGATCTTCCTCATACGCTGTTCATCAGGAGGTCGGACATTTGCTTGCCAGAGGGATGCTGGGATACTGTGCTGGACCTTACCAGCCAGGGATTGAGAGGCAACTCGTAG